A window of the Candidatus Bathyarchaeia archaeon genome harbors these coding sequences:
- the ilvE gene encoding branched-chain-amino-acid transaminase: MEKEPAVYVDGKFYPKSEAKVSVYDHGLLYGDGVFEGIRAYDNVVFRLKEHIERLYKSAHSIMLQIPITQEQMIKAVLDTLRKNKLKDSYIRLVVTRGVGDLGLDPRKCSKATIIIITEPMIALHSKEKKEKGIAAMLTWVKRDPVDATSHEVKSLNYLNSVLAKIESNNAGVDEAVCLDQTGFVCEGVAENIFIVKGREIITPPTSTGALHGITRTAAMELGEKLGYATIERNVTPNELFTADEVFLTGTAAEITPVREMNKRVIGTGKVGPITSKLLKEFDKMVREPKHGVRIR, from the coding sequence GTGGAGAAGGAACCAGCTGTATACGTAGATGGTAAGTTCTACCCTAAATCTGAAGCGAAAGTTTCCGTATACGATCATGGCCTCCTCTACGGCGACGGCGTGTTTGAAGGTATACGGGCATATGACAATGTAGTCTTCAGATTGAAGGAACACATCGAGCGGCTGTACAAGTCTGCACACAGCATCATGCTGCAGATACCCATTACTCAGGAGCAGATGATTAAGGCTGTCTTAGATACTCTCAGGAAAAACAAGCTCAAAGACTCTTACATACGTCTCGTAGTTACTCGCGGCGTAGGCGACCTGGGCTTAGATCCCAGAAAATGCTCCAAAGCCACAATCATAATCATCACCGAACCCATGATTGCGCTACACTCTAAAGAGAAGAAGGAGAAGGGCATAGCAGCAATGCTTACTTGGGTTAAAAGAGACCCAGTCGACGCCACAAGCCATGAAGTGAAATCACTAAACTACCTGAACAGCGTTCTCGCCAAGATTGAATCCAACAATGCAGGCGTCGATGAGGCCGTCTGCCTCGACCAGACAGGATTCGTGTGCGAGGGAGTAGCGGAGAACATATTCATCGTAAAAGGCAGGGAGATAATCACGCCGCCCACTTCCACCGGTGCCTTACACGGCATAACAAGAACTGCAGCTATGGAACTTGGGGAGAAACTTGGCTACGCGACAATAGAGAGAAATGTCACACCGAATGAACTGTTCACGGCTGACGAAGTCTTCTTGACAGGAACTGCCGCAGAGATCACACCCGTAAGAGAAATGAACAAACGGGTAATTGGCACTGGCAAAGTTGGACCCATAACCAGCAAGTTACTCAAGGAATTTGACAAAATGGTGAGAGAACCGAAACACGGGGTACGAATTCGCTAA
- a CDS encoding aminotransferase class I/II-fold pyridoxal phosphate-dependent enzyme: MSYVKFFGGRAVSYETIEEDNWQPNVDDLKRKISHKTRAIVTINPNNPKGALYNEKAVKKIIDLAGEHDLLLVSDEIYDRIVFKEGFVSAAHIAKDVPVVGMNGFSKTYLMTGWRLGYVYFHDPKGKLVELKECVAKQTRIRLSASTPVQKAGVAALKGSQKHIEEMTQKLLRRRDYAWKRLNQIRGISSAKPEGAFYVFPKVEGVGSQWKTDGDFARQLLEETGVLVVHGSGFDETYGSGHFRAVILPPEEMLEEGLNHLEGFVSKQKR; encoded by the coding sequence ATGTCGTATGTGAAATTCTTCGGAGGCCGTGCAGTCTCGTACGAAACCATTGAGGAAGACAACTGGCAACCTAACGTTGATGACCTTAAACGGAAGATTTCTCACAAAACGCGTGCTATAGTGACTATTAACCCTAACAATCCGAAAGGTGCATTGTACAACGAAAAAGCTGTTAAGAAAATAATAGATTTGGCTGGCGAACATGACCTCCTGCTTGTCTCAGATGAGATTTACGACAGAATAGTGTTCAAGGAAGGTTTCGTTAGTGCTGCGCACATAGCTAAGGATGTGCCCGTTGTTGGAATGAACGGTTTCTCCAAGACCTATTTGATGACTGGATGGCGGTTAGGCTACGTGTACTTCCATGATCCCAAGGGAAAGCTTGTTGAGCTTAAGGAATGCGTGGCAAAGCAGACGAGGATACGCCTGAGTGCAAGTACACCTGTTCAAAAGGCTGGAGTTGCCGCCCTCAAAGGTTCACAGAAGCACATTGAAGAGATGACACAGAAGTTGCTGCGAAGGCGGGACTATGCATGGAAACGTCTCAATCAAATCAGAGGAATAAGTAGTGCCAAGCCTGAAGGCGCCTTTTACGTTTTTCCAAAAGTTGAAGGCGTCGGGTCTCAGTGGAAGACTGATGGCGACTTTGCACGTCAACTTCTTGAGGAGACTGGCGTTCTAGTAGTCCATGGTTCAGGGTTTGACGAAACTTATGGGTCTGGGCACTTTAGAGCAGTGATACTACCACCTGAAGAAATGTTGGAGGAAGGTCTTAATCATCTGGAAGGCTTCGTGTCGAAACAGAAGAGATGA